GAACATTCGCAAGATGATCGCCAGCGGTAGCGAGGCAGGACAAGGCATTCCGATCGCGGATCTAGGAAGGCTGATGGGTCAGAAGCACGGCACACGCATCGGCGACATGCCGGACAAGACATGGCGCGCCTATTTGACAAGCCGTGCGAAGCTCTACGATCTGGACCCACGTGGTCCGAAGGCAAAGGTGCGCTTCAAACCCGATGGCTTCGCAGCGCTACCTGTCTAAATCAGCAGCCCGCTCGCGCCCTCGTGCCGAAGCAGCCAGACCTTCGTTTCGACCCCGCCCTTGCCCGAGAATCCGCCGAGCCCGCTTGTTCCCAGAACGCGGTGGCAGGGGATGATGATTGGAATCGGGTTGCCGCCGCAGCCGGTGCCGATGGCCTGCGCGGGTGCCTTGAGCGCGCGGGCCAGATCGCCGTAGCTGCGCGTCTCGCCATGGGGGATGGCGGCGATGGCGGCGCAAACCTCGCGCTGGAAGGCACTGCCGGCCACGCGCGTCGGCAGATCGAACTCGGTCAGATCGCCCGCAAAATAGGCAGAGAGCTGTTCCAGCGACCGCCGCAGGAGCGGCGTGTCATCCTGCACAAATGCGTCGTGCCAAGCGAGCGAGGTGATCGCGCCGTGCTCTTCCGTGACGCAAAGGGCGCCAAGCGGGGTTTTGAGGGACGCGCTCGGCATGGCGCGGTGTCAGGCGGAATGGGCGCCGTCGGCCAGCCCCTTGACGAAGCTCAGCACGTCTGCGGGGCTGTCACCTGCCGCCAGCTTGGCCACGATGGCGCTGCCGACGACCGCGCCATCGGCGACGCCTGCAATCGCCTTGGACGTCTCGGGCGTGCGGATGCCGAAGCCGACGATCACGGGCAGGTCGGTGACCGCCTTGATGCGCGCGACCTCGGGGGCGACGTCGCCCGCCTCGGCGGCGGCGGCGCCGGTGATACCGGTGATCGAGACGTAATAGACGAAGCCAGAGGTATTCTGCATGACCTTGGGAAGGCGCATGTCATCCGTGGTGGGCGTTGCCAGCCGGATGAAGTTTAGGCCCGCCGCCTGCGCGGGGATGCACAGCTCGTCATCTTCTTCAGGCGGCAGGTCCACGACGATCAACCCGTCGATGCCCGCTTCCTTGGCGTCCACCAGAAACCTGTCCACGCCGTGGTTATAGATCGGGTTGTAATAGCCCATCAGCACGATGGGCGTCGTGTCGTCACCCTTGCGGAACTCGCGCGCCATCTCGAGCGTCCGTTTCAGCGTCATGCCGCCCTTGAGCGCACGCTGGCCCGCCAGCTGGATCGTCTCCCCATCGGCCATCGGATCGGTGAAGGGCAGGCCCAACTCGATGATGTCGACGCCCGCACCGGGAAGGCCCTTGACCACCTCCAGCGACGTGTCGAAATCGGGATCCCCGGCCATGACATAGGCCACGAATGCCTTCTTCCCGGCGGATTGCAACTCGGCGAATTTGGCGTCGATACGGCTCATGGCGGTCCCTCTGATTGATGCAACCGGGTTTGGCCCAAGCGCCGGTGGAAATCAATGGTCTGCTTGACGCCATGCGCCCCTCTGCCCTAGATGCCGTGACTTTTGCATCGGGAGCGGCGTCATGGGTTTCAAAATGGGTATCGTGGGCTTGCCCAATGTGGGCAAATCGACGCTCTTCAACGCGCTGACGCGCACCGCCGCCGCGCAGGCCGCGAACTTCCCCTTCTGCACGATCGAGCCGAATGTGGGCGATGTCGCCGTGCCGGATGCGCGGCTGGACACTCTGGCCGGGATCGCGGGCAGCAAGCAGATCATCCCGACGCGCATGACCTTCGTCGATATCGCGGGCCTGGTGAAGGGCGCGAGCAAGGGCGAAGGTCTGGGCAACCAATTCCTCGCCAATATCCGCGAGGTCGATGCCATCGCGCATGTGCTGCGCTGCTTTGAAGATGGCGACGTCACCCATGTCGAGAACCGTATCGATCCCGTCGCCGACGCCGAGACCATCGAGACCGAGCTGATGCTGGCCGATATCGACAGCATAGAAAAGCGGATGCAGAACATCACTCGCAAGGTGCGCGGCGGCGACAAGGAGGCTGTCCAGCAGGAGCGCCTTCTGAAGTCCGCGCTTGCGGCGCTGGAAGAGGGCAAACCGGCCCGCACCGTGGATGTCGATGACGAAGACCTGCGCGCGTGGAAAATGCTGCAACTCCTGACCACCAAACCGGTGCTATACGTCTGCAACGTGGGCGAGGCGGACGCCGCCGAGGGCAATGCGCTCTCGGCCAAGGTGGCCGAGATGGCCGCCGCCGAGGGCAACAGCCATGTCGTCATCAGCGCCCAGATCGAGGAAGAGATCAGCCAGCTCGACGCCGAAGAGGCTGAGATGTTTTTGAGTGAGATGGGCCTTGATGAGGCGGGCCTCAGCCGCCTCATCAAAGCAGGCTACGAGCTACTCCACTTGGAGACGTATTTCACCGTCGGCCCCAAGGAGGCGCGCGCCTGGACCATCCGCACCGGCACCAGCGCACCCAAGGCCGCGGGCGTCATCCACGGCGATTTCGAGCGCGGTTTCATCCGCGCCGAGACCATCGCCTATGATGATTTCGTGCGTCTGGGTGGTGAGCAACCGGCCAAGGAAGCGGGCAAGATGCGCGCCGAGGGAAAGTCGTATATCGTCAAGGACGGCGACGTGCTGCATTTTCTGTTCAACACCTGAAGGCACGCGCCGGGAAGGACGCCGGATGACGGACAAAGGTACAGGCAGACAGAGCGTCGCAAGCCGGGTGAGCGGCTGCCCGTTGGGTGGCGCAGCAACCGAGGTGACGAGCATTTTATCTCAGCCAAGTCCCTCCTTCCGCACTTCTCAGCGGGCGATAGCAGACGCGCCAGCCCGCCGGAACGGGCAGGCTCTCGCCCGGCGCCGTCGGCTTGAGTCCGGGCTGGCCTGCTTTCCATCGGCCCACCCATGAGTGACACCTTCCCCGAAGGCCTGCAGGAGTTCCTGCACCAGCTGAACGATGACATGCATGCCGCCGCCGACTGGGGCACGCCCGCCGGTTACATCCCCGAGCTTGCCGCCGTGGACCCTGCGCAATTCGCGATCTCGGTCGCTATGGCAGACGGTCGCACGATCTCGGCGGGCCAACATGACAAGCGGTTTTCAATCCAGAGTGTCAGCAAGGTCTTTACACTCGCCGCGGCTTTGGGGCGCATCGGTGATGCACTTTGGGCGAGGGTCGGGCGCGAGCCATCGGGCACGGCCTTCAACTCCATCGCACTATTGGAGCAAGAACGCGGCCGCCCGCGCAATCCCTTCATCAACGCGGGGGCAATCGTGACCACCGACGCGCTACTGGATGGCCGCCAGCCGCGCGACGCGCTGGCCGAGCTGATCCAATTCATCCGCGCGGCGGCGGAAGACAGCGACATTCATATCGACAAGCATGTCGCCGCCTCCGAGGAGGCGACGGGCCATCGCAACGCGGCCCTGGCGCATTACCTCTATTCCTTCGACAACCTGCAGAACGATCCCGATCTGACGCTGGGCACCTACATGCACCAATGCGCCATCGCCATGACGACAGACCAATTGGCCAGCGCCGGACGGATGCTGTCCGGGCTCGAGGGTGCACCGCGCCTGATTTCCGCGCGCCGGGCGCGCCGGATCAACGCCTTGATGATGACCTGCGGCCATTACGACGGGTCGGGCGATTTCGCCTATCGCGTCGGCCTGCCGGGCAAGAGCGGCGTTGGCGGCGGCATCCTGATGATCGCGCCGGGCAAGGCGTCCATCGCGGTCTGGTCGCCGGGCCTCAATCACTACGGCAATTCCAAGGCCGGTACCGAGGCCGCGCACCGGCTTGCGAATTTCACCGGCTGGTCCGTCTTCGGCACCTGACCGGCTTGCAGTTCGCGGGCGCCTGCCCGATGGTTCGGGCAACTCAGCAAAGGCCCGCAGATATGACCCAGTTTCGCAAATCCACCGCCCTCTCGCGCATTCAGCCCGCCGCGACCATCGCCATCACGCAAAAGGCGCGCGATCTTCGCGGTCAGGGCCATGACATCATCTCGCTGTCGATCGGCGAGCCGGATTTCGACACGCCGGATCACGTCAAGACCGCCGCCGCCGAGGCCGTGGCGCGGGGCGAGACGAAATACACACCCATCCCCGGCATCCCCCAGCTGCGCGAGGCCATTGCCGAGAAGTTCAAGCGCGAGAACGGGCTGGATTATGCGCCCTCGCAGACCATCGTCTGCACGGGTGGCAAGCAGGTGATCGCCAACGCATTGCTGGCCACGCTCAATCCCGGTGACGAGGTGATCGTGCCTGCGCCCTATTGGGTCAGCTACACCCAGCAGGTCGAAATGACGGGCGCTGTGCCCGTGGTGGTGCCGACGCGCGAAGAGGACGGGTTTCTGCTCACGCCCGCCGCGCTGGAGGCGGCGATCACCGAGAAGACCCGCTGGCTCATCCTCAACTCCCCCTCGAATCCCTCGGGCGCGGTTTATTCGGCAGAGGATCTGCGCGGGCTGGCCGATGTGCTGGAGCGGCACACGGACGTCTGGGTGCTGTCGGATGACATGTACGAGCACCTCATCTATGGCGGCGTGCCCTTCGCCACGATGGCCGCCGCCGCGCCTGCCATGAAGGACCGCACGCTCACCATGAACGGCGTCAGCAAGGCTTATGCGATGACCGGGTGGCGCATCGGCTATGCGGCCGGGCCACAGGCGCTGATCGATGCGATGGCGCTGGTGCAAGGGCAACTGACCAGCGGCGCGGCGCGGCCCTGCCAATGGGCGGCCCATGCCGCGCTGACCGGCCCGCAGGACGCCATCGCGCGCCAGCGGGATGCGTTTAAACGCCGCCGCGATCTGGTGGTCCAGCGCCTCAATGCCATTCCCGGCATGACCTGCCCCACCCCGCCCGGTGCCTTCTATGTCTTTCCCTCCTGCGAGGCTTACCTGGGCAAGACCACGCCCAAGGGTCGCAAGATCGACACCGACGAGAATTTCGTCATGGCCCTCTTGGAGGAGGGCGGCGTCGCCTGCGTGCACGGCGCGGCCTTCGGCCAAAGCCCCTATTTCCGCGTCAGCTATGCCGCCTCGGAGGCCGAGCTGACGCAGGCAATGGACCGCATCGAGGCATTTTGCAGCACGCTGACGTAGATCAGTAGCTTGCCTCCGCCTTGCACGATACAGCCATTTCAGCGATCGAGGCGGTGTTCGGCAGGTTCAGCGCCAGAAGGGCCATCCGCGCCACATCCTCGGGCTGGGTCATGTCCTGCGCCGAATAATCCGTGATCGCGCCGGCCATGTCGGTGTTGACGTAGCTGGGGCAGATCGCGGTGGCCCGAATACCTTTGTCCCATCCGGCCTGCCTGATACCGTGGGTCAGTGCGACCGCGGCGAATTTTGACACCGAATAAGCGCCGCTGGCCGCCGAGGCGACACGCTTGCCCGAGAGCGAGGCCAGCATGATCACCCGCCCCTCGCCCGAGCGGCCCAGCGCCTGCCATGCCGCGCGCACGAGGCGGCGGGGCGAATTGACGTTGACCTCCATCATCGCGGTCTGATCGGCCTCGCCCAGCGAGATCACATCGCCCAGCTCGATGATCCCGGCGCAGCAGATCACGGCATCGATACGGCCATAATGGCCCAGCGCGGCCTCGGCCCATGCGGCCTCGTTCGCCTCCATCGCATCGAAGGCACAGACATGGTGCTGCGCCCAGCGCGCATCGGCGTCCTGAGGGCGGCGCATCCCCAGCGACAGGCGCCAGCCCGCATCCGCCAGCTTTGCGGCCACCTCGGCGCCGATGCCCCGGCTGCCGCCCGATATCAGTGCAACCTTGTCCATTATCTGCCCTCTCGTTCCGCGTTTGCCTGCATGGTGCGAGGGCGCAGGCCGAATGGCAAGGCCGTGGCGGTCTCAGCTGAAGAGGCGCGCGAGTTGGCGGCAGGCACGGCGCGCGCGGTCTGTCTTGCCCGCCTCGAAAAACCCGTCGATCTGCTCCAGCGCCCCGCCGGTGCAGATGCTGTCGAAATCGCCCGGCGAAACGCCCGCCTCCCGCGTGATCAGGAGCGAGGTGAGGCGGCGCGACTTGGCACCATAGGAAAATTTGTAGGGCTCGTCCCCGCGCCCGAAATCATAAGTGTCGCAGCCCAGAAAAATCGCACATTCGATGGAATGGAAATGCAGCGCCGCGGCAATGAAAGGCTCGGAAGCGGCTGGGTCTTGAGCGGCCGTCACGAAATGCATCATTCCCAGCCGCGGGTCCAGCACATGGCCCAGCGCACCAATCGGCACATCCCCGCGCCAAAGGATCGGCAGAAAAAGCGCGTCGATCTCAAGTGCGGCGGTCAGGATGCGGTCGAACGCGGTCTGCGCAAGGTCCGCGGCCTTTTGTGCCGCCGCGTCCCGCACCTGCGCGCCCTTGGCTGCCCGCATCGCGCGCAGCATCGCCAGATCGGCCTGGAAACCGGGGGTGTCGGAATGGGTGAACCTGTAGGCGCCGCTTGTGAAGTGCCGCGTCTTGAAGCTGCGATAGCGCGATGCGACCTCGGACGCGACACTGCTGTCCAGCCAATCGTCGAAACTGTCCGGCAGCGCCACGCGAGGCGCGACGAGGCGGTCGATCTTGCCGTCGGCGCTGCGCTCGGGCGGCGCCTCGGCCCGGTAGCCGTTGCGGCGAAACGCGGCCAGCAGGCGCGCGGCACGGCCCAACTGCGCCATGTGACGCAGCGACAGACGCGCCCACGGCAGGCGCATCAGTCGCGCGGCCAGCGCGGCGATGGCGGCCTCCTCCTGCGCGGGATCGCACAAAAGCCCAGCCAGATCGCTGTGCAAAAGGCGCCCGCCGCCTTCGAGATAGGTCTGAAAGGCCCCGTTCGACCCACTCCACCTTGTGCTGTATTTCAGGGGCAGAACTGCGGCCATCGCGCCGCCGCCGCGCGGGCGTGCCACCAGAACGCTCCACCGATAGGGCCGCCCGGCAAAAGCCTGCTCCATCCAGTCCCAAGACAAAAACACGGTCGCCTCCGGGTCGGATGCCTCCAGCGCCTTCCACTCGCGCTCGAGCGCGCGAAACCGGGCGATGTCGTCGACGATCTCGACGCTAAGATCCGCGCCATCCTGCGCGCTTGCCGTCTGCGCCGTCACGCCGGCACCCTCATTTGGTCGGGTCTGCCCCCTGCCGCCCGGCTGAGAATTTGGCAAAACACCGTCTCGGCCTCTTCGAAATCACGCTGCAATGGCGCGGTCAGGGCGTTGCGCTGCGCGAAATGCGCTCCTACCCGGCACAGATGCGCGGCAAATTCGGGATGCACCCCCACATCGTCGCGGCTACGGATTCGGGTCTTGGACAGCCAGCCCCGGCTTTGCGCCTCGTCAATGATCAGCTGGAAACGTTGCAGCACGTGCAGTGTGGTATAGAGCGACAGGTAATCCAGATACGGCTCCAGCGCGTGAGGGCCGGAGGCGTCGAAGGCAGAGACGATCATGTCTTCCATCTGGTCGGGCGGAACGGGCCAAGCCTCGTCCCCGAGGAGCCACGCCAGATCCTCGGCGCCGTGACGCACGCCGCAATATTCCAGATCGAACCAGCGCACCTTGTCATCGGGGCCCATGGCCGCGTTGCCCGATCGGCAATCCCATTTGACGAATTGCACCGCCGGGCGCAGCGCCGCCTCGGCCAATGCGGCCCGGTCGATCCCCATGCCGCGCCCTTGCGAATAGGGCGCCAGCGCCTCTACCCCATCCGCGAAATTGGCAATCCAGTCCGCATTGATGCCCAGATGCGGCATCTGCTCGTTCAAGCCTGCGGCACGGGCCGCCGCCTGAATGCGAAAGATCGCGGCCACAGCCTGATACGCGGTATCGGCCCTTTGCGCGCGGCCCAGCTTGACGATCTCCTGATTCAGCCTGCGACCCCCGACATCGGATTGGAACATGATCTCGCCCACCACGCCCAGGCATTGTGGCACATCATCCGACAGCGCGCCGATATGCGTCAGCGCAAATGCCTCGAGGTGGGTCCGCCGGAAATTGGGGCGCAGTGTACCGATGACACTTCGGCTGGGCATGACAAGACGCCAGCTTGCCCGGCTTTCTCCGCCGGGGGCCGAGCTGTCGATGACCGCCTCGCCGAAATGCGCTTCGGCGGCGGCGATCAGCCGCGCCAGGCGCTTTGCATTGCTTTTCTTGCCCATGAAGGCCCCTTGCCTTGTCGCGCTGTCTTGGATGCCGCACTGCCAATGCCGCGCCGGGCCTATCCTAGCAACCAATCGTGGCGATTCTTTGAAAGCGATATCGCAAACCGAATCGCCTTTCGTGTCACTGGCGCGACCGCATGAGGGCAATTGACCACCTAGACGCGGCAATGCCCTAATCACCAATGGATTGTTTCCGGGGCTGCCCGGAAAAGTCCATATTTTACCTCAATTTAAATCTTTTATTGCCTGCTTCGCTCAAGCTCTCGTACCTCTTTTCCCCTGACCAAACCGCTGGGAACCTGCCGCCTCTGGCGCTCTTTCCCGCGCGCTGGATCGTTCAGTTACGAGTTGGGAAGGCAAGTTTCATGGGTAGAAAACATTTCGGCGGCAAAAAGGGCTCGGGCGGGTCCAACGGCACCAAGGGATCGGGCCACGACAAGGCGAGCGCGGGCAAATCCTACTACAATGGCGGCGTCGAGGGCGACAGCTTTGCCAAGTGGTACGACACGCATCTCGCCAGCCAGATGGGCGGCGGCAAGAACGACGATGACGGCAAGGCCGGCTCCGGCGGGACGAAGGGCTCTGCCGGGACTAAGGGCACTAAGGGCACTAAGGGCACCAAGGGCTCTGATGGTACCAAAGGGACCAAGGGGTCCGGCGGAACCAAAGGATCTGCTGGCAGCAAGGGCTCCGGTGGCACCAAAGGGACCAAAGGATCTGACGGCATAAAGGGAACCAAGGGTACTCAGGGGTCTGGCGGCACAAAAGGCTCCGGTGGCACCAAGGGATCCGGCGGCACCAAGGGATCCGGCGGCGTCAAGGGCGGCACCGAAACGCTGGGCAAGACCACGATCACCCTGCAACTGGGCGATCAGCCCGCGGTCGATGTCACAATCAGCGAGACCGATACTGGTACGCTTTTCTTCAATCTTACTCCGACAACCTTCCTGTCGGATCAGGCCGATATAGACGGCATCTTCCTGAACCTGGCGGATGACAGCCTGCTGAAATCGCTGAACTTCTTTCCCGAAGAGAACCAACGCGAAGTCACCGACATCCAGACCGATGCCAATAACGTCACAACCTTGGCGAATGGCGCAAGCGTCCCAGAAGGATACGACATCGGCCTGCAATTCGGCCTCGTGCCGGACAGCACCGAGGGCAACGTCCAAACAGTCAACTTCACATTATGGTCGAGCGACGGGCCTTTGAGCCTCGAGGATATTGACCTCGACAGCATCGCAATGATCGTCGATAGCGACACCGAAAACCCGCTGGTCCTGAAGGTCACGTCGCTTGACGCCGACCCGAACGACGACATGAGCAACGCCGACGACGACGCGCCGGATGATGGCCAAGGCGCTGGCGGCACCAAGGGCTCCGGCGGCACCAAGGGATCCGGCGGTACCAAGGGCTCCGGCGGCACCAAGGGCTCCGGCGGTACCAAGGGCTCCGGTGGTACCAAAGGCTCCGGCGGCACCAAGGGATCCGGCGGCACCAAAGGCTCCGGCGGCACCAAGGGATCCGGCGGTACCAAAGGCTCCGGCGGCACCAAAGGCTCCGGCGGCACCAAAGGCTCCGGCGGCACCAAGGGATCCGGCGGCACCAAAGGCTCCGGCGGCACCAAAGGCTCCGGCGGGACGATCGGTGGGCATGCTCAATGGCAGGGTTGGCATGCGTCGGCAGCGGCTGACAATTTGCCCGCCTATAGCGGCCATGCGGAGGATGAGAGCGGCATCACGACCGAGGACGCCCTCGCCCTCATGACCCAAGATGCCGACGACGTGAGCGACGACGCGCTGAACGGCAATGCGCCTGACGAAGATGACGAGGACTGGTACTTCGCCTGAGCCGAAATCCCGAAAACAACGGCGGCGGCGCATCATGCGCCGCCGTTTTGCGTTGCTCGTTTTTTGAATATTGGCCCGCACAGAAAATTTGCAGACAGCAAAAAGGCGCATCCTTGCGGATGCGCCTTTCCAAAAATTCAGATCGTCGAATACCCGAAAGGGGTAGCCTCAGGCCAGAGCGATATTGGTCGCGCTTTCGCGGCCATCACGGCCCGCTTCGACGTCGAACGTCACTTTCTGGTCGTCATTGAGGCCGGTCAGACCTGCCTGCTCGACGGCAGAAATATGGACGAAAACGTCCTTGCCGCCACCATCGGGCGCGATAAAGCCGAAGCCTTTAGTTGTGTTGAACCATTTGACGGTGCCATTAGCCATCGTCTTACTCCTAAATTTAGTCTGCCCGCAGAATGCGGCAGGTCGGCCAAGTCAGTGCAAGATCGAATGACTGTCTCGGTTAGAGGAGCAGTGATGCCGATAAAGGTAACGTCGCTTGGGTCACATGCGCCTTTACCACGCAATAAGCAAGGGCCATGGCACAAAAGTGGAAAAATGGCGGAGAAGCGCCGGTCGGCCGCGCCGCGAAGCGTAGCCTTATTTCACCGTCTGGCGGGTTGCGGGCAATGCCCGTTTCCAAGCCCGGTAATGCGCCAGTGCCAAAACTCTGTGCGTTTTTACGCCTCGCATTATTTGAGGCCGCGCCGGTTGGTCCCTTCTCACAACTGGCATTGGTGGCGCGGCATCGTTCGCGGACATGGCGGCCGATATCTTGGAGCGTCAGACGTTTGCGCGGGCCTTGGCCGTGCTTTCGTCCAGCGCGCGCTGCTGGCCGCGCGATACGGTCGTTACCGGCGTTCCAAAGAGCTCGGCCGCGCGGGCGGCATCTTCGGGCGTCTGAACGCCGGTCCAGTCAAGGCCGGTGATATCAAGCGCATGAAGCGTGCCAGCGCTCTCCAGCAAAGCCGCATGCGCCGCATCCGGCGCAGATTTCGGCCGCGCGGGGCCTTCGACGATCTGCGCGAGGCTCTTGAAAAAAGCCGGTCCCGCCTTGGCGCTGACCTTGTCGATCCCGATGGGAACACCCACCGTGATCGCCGGCTTCACCGCCGTGCCAAAATCAATAATCTGCATCGCCTCATCCACCACGACGCGCCGCGCGCGCGCACCATTCGCGGCGCCACGATCAACGCAGAGGGCGTTTGGCTGGTCACTGTCAATCAGATTGCGCAGGATCTTGACCTCGAACACCATATCCGCGTCCAGCGAAATGAATTCCGACATCCCGATTGCCGGCGCCGCGCGCAAGAGAGCCTGCGCCACGCTCAAATCCTTGTATCGATCAGCCGTGACATAGGTCACTCGAATGCCCCGAAATGTCTTGTCGACAAAAGCCCTTATCGCGGCGCCAGCCGATCCGAGCACGATCACGAATTGCGAGATTCCACAGCTAAGGCAATTGCGGATGATCCGCTCGAGTACGAGAGAGCCGCCCACAACCTGGAGGCAGACCGGCACATCGCCGCCCAAATCCATTGATGGAGGCCGCGTCCCCGCTGCCAGGATCACCGCGGTCGGGGCGCGCGTCGTTTCATATGCCATGTTGTCATGTCTCCTGCCAAAGGGCCGTGGTGGATGCCCGCATCGTGTCTATCTGCCAAGCGCCCGCTCGCGATGCAGCGCACCAGCCAAATTCGTCGAATTCCTGTCGATACGTCACCAGGCGTGGCCCGCATGTTGCGTGCCTAGCCTCACATCCCGCGACCGCCTGCCGCTACGCGATTATCTATCGAAACACGGCCGCAATGCCGCGGCCCGGAAATTTACGCTGACGTAAACCTTTTTAAGACCTAGGCTTGAAGTCCAGAATTGCAAGGTCGCCCGCGCCGGAGCAACCACGGATGCAAACGCCATCAAATGCGAGAAAGTCGAGAAGCGAGCCACCAAGACTGGTGCCGCCCACTCTCACTCGCCGCGCAAATACGGAAACCACTGAAAGGATTGCGGCCCAAAACAGCCCAACCAGCTGTCTTTGGCAAGGAAATGGCGGAGACGATGGGATTCGAACCCACGAGACCCTTCCGGGCCTACTCCCTTAGCAGGGGAGCGCCTTCGACCACTCGGCCACGTCTCCACCGACGCGTATAACCAAGCAAACAGAAGGGTTACAAGGCTAAAATCGCTCTTTTCAAAATTAGTCCCGTGGGCCTCAAAGCCGCCTGGAATAGCTTGAGGGGCATAGGCCATGAGTGCATTTGGGTTATATTTGACCGCTTTCTCGCTGTGTAAATGCAGCTCCGGGCTTTGAGGCTCGGGGCTGACGGCGGCTCCCGCATGGAATCGTAGCCGGAGAATTTCAGGCAAGTCACAAGCACATCGAGCAACCACTGCCGGGCAGACCGGTCAGGTTTTTGCACGCATTTTTTCAGAGAGACCTTCCGCGTCATGGCTCTCATCATCATCAGAACCTCAGCACTCCAGCCAAGGCAAGGGACGGTGACCTTTCAGAACCTCGAGAGCACCTCCGCGCCGGGTCATAATGGAATAAACCACTTCACCGATTGATGTCTGCCCTGCTCCCGAACGTCATCGA
This portion of the Roseovarius nanhaiticus genome encodes:
- a CDS encoding pyridoxal phosphate-dependent aminotransferase; translated protein: MTQFRKSTALSRIQPAATIAITQKARDLRGQGHDIISLSIGEPDFDTPDHVKTAAAEAVARGETKYTPIPGIPQLREAIAEKFKRENGLDYAPSQTIVCTGGKQVIANALLATLNPGDEVIVPAPYWVSYTQQVEMTGAVPVVVPTREEDGFLLTPAALEAAITEKTRWLILNSPSNPSGAVYSAEDLRGLADVLERHTDVWVLSDDMYEHLIYGGVPFATMAAAAPAMKDRTLTMNGVSKAYAMTGWRIGYAAGPQALIDAMALVQGQLTSGAARPCQWAAHAALTGPQDAIARQRDAFKRRRDLVVQRLNAIPGMTCPTPPGAFYVFPSCEAYLGKTTPKGRKIDTDENFVMALLEEGGVACVHGAAFGQSPYFRVSYAASEAELTQAMDRIEAFCSTLT
- a CDS encoding cold-shock protein; the encoded protein is MANGTVKWFNTTKGFGFIAPDGGGKDVFVHISAVEQAGLTGLNDDQKVTFDVEAGRDGRESATNIALA
- a CDS encoding NTP transferase domain-containing protein, which codes for MAYETTRAPTAVILAAGTRPPSMDLGGDVPVCLQVVGGSLVLERIIRNCLSCGISQFVIVLGSAGAAIRAFVDKTFRGIRVTYVTADRYKDLSVAQALLRAAPAIGMSEFISLDADMVFEVKILRNLIDSDQPNALCVDRGAANGARARRVVVDEAMQIIDFGTAVKPAITVGVPIGIDKVSAKAGPAFFKSLAQIVEGPARPKSAPDAAHAALLESAGTLHALDITGLDWTGVQTPEDAARAAELFGTPVTTVSRGQQRALDESTAKARANV
- the ychF gene encoding redox-regulated ATPase YchF → MGFKMGIVGLPNVGKSTLFNALTRTAAAQAANFPFCTIEPNVGDVAVPDARLDTLAGIAGSKQIIPTRMTFVDIAGLVKGASKGEGLGNQFLANIREVDAIAHVLRCFEDGDVTHVENRIDPVADAETIETELMLADIDSIEKRMQNITRKVRGGDKEAVQQERLLKSALAALEEGKPARTVDVDDEDLRAWKMLQLLTTKPVLYVCNVGEADAAEGNALSAKVAEMAAAEGNSHVVISAQIEEEISQLDAEEAEMFLSEMGLDEAGLSRLIKAGYELLHLETYFTVGPKEARAWTIRTGTSAPKAAGVIHGDFERGFIRAETIAYDDFVRLGGEQPAKEAGKMRAEGKSYIVKDGDVLHFLFNT
- a CDS encoding GNAT family N-acetyltransferase — encoded protein: MTAQTASAQDGADLSVEIVDDIARFRALEREWKALEASDPEATVFLSWDWMEQAFAGRPYRWSVLVARPRGGGAMAAVLPLKYSTRWSGSNGAFQTYLEGGGRLLHSDLAGLLCDPAQEEAAIAALAARLMRLPWARLSLRHMAQLGRAARLLAAFRRNGYRAEAPPERSADGKIDRLVAPRVALPDSFDDWLDSSVASEVASRYRSFKTRHFTSGAYRFTHSDTPGFQADLAMLRAMRAAKGAQVRDAAAQKAADLAQTAFDRILTAALEIDALFLPILWRGDVPIGALGHVLDPRLGMMHFVTAAQDPAASEPFIAAALHFHSIECAIFLGCDTYDFGRGDEPYKFSYGAKSRRLTSLLITREAGVSPGDFDSICTGGALEQIDGFFEAGKTDRARRACRQLARLFS
- a CDS encoding glutaminase; translated protein: MSDTFPEGLQEFLHQLNDDMHAAADWGTPAGYIPELAAVDPAQFAISVAMADGRTISAGQHDKRFSIQSVSKVFTLAAALGRIGDALWARVGREPSGTAFNSIALLEQERGRPRNPFINAGAIVTTDALLDGRQPRDALAELIQFIRAAAEDSDIHIDKHVAASEEATGHRNAALAHYLYSFDNLQNDPDLTLGTYMHQCAIAMTTDQLASAGRMLSGLEGAPRLISARRARRINALMMTCGHYDGSGDFAYRVGLPGKSGVGGGILMIAPGKASIAVWSPGLNHYGNSKAGTEAAHRLANFTGWSVFGT
- a CDS encoding methylated-DNA--[protein]-cysteine S-methyltransferase, giving the protein MPSASLKTPLGALCVTEEHGAITSLAWHDAFVQDDTPLLRRSLEQLSAYFAGDLTEFDLPTRVAGSAFQREVCAAIAAIPHGETRSYGDLARALKAPAQAIGTGCGGNPIPIIIPCHRVLGTSGLGGFSGKGGVETKVWLLRHEGASGLLI
- a CDS encoding SDR family NAD(P)-dependent oxidoreductase; this translates as MDKVALISGGSRGIGAEVAAKLADAGWRLSLGMRRPQDADARWAQHHVCAFDAMEANEAAWAEAALGHYGRIDAVICCAGIIELGDVISLGEADQTAMMEVNVNSPRRLVRAAWQALGRSGEGRVIMLASLSGKRVASAASGAYSVSKFAAVALTHGIRQAGWDKGIRATAICPSYVNTDMAGAITDYSAQDMTQPEDVARMALLALNLPNTASIAEMAVSCKAEASY
- a CDS encoding phosphotransferase translates to MGKKSNAKRLARLIAAAEAHFGEAVIDSSAPGGESRASWRLVMPSRSVIGTLRPNFRRTHLEAFALTHIGALSDDVPQCLGVVGEIMFQSDVGGRRLNQEIVKLGRAQRADTAYQAVAAIFRIQAAARAAGLNEQMPHLGINADWIANFADGVEALAPYSQGRGMGIDRAALAEAALRPAVQFVKWDCRSGNAAMGPDDKVRWFDLEYCGVRHGAEDLAWLLGDEAWPVPPDQMEDMIVSAFDASGPHALEPYLDYLSLYTTLHVLQRFQLIIDEAQSRGWLSKTRIRSRDDVGVHPEFAAHLCRVGAHFAQRNALTAPLQRDFEEAETVFCQILSRAAGGRPDQMRVPA
- the trpA gene encoding tryptophan synthase subunit alpha, which gives rise to MSRIDAKFAELQSAGKKAFVAYVMAGDPDFDTSLEVVKGLPGAGVDIIELGLPFTDPMADGETIQLAGQRALKGGMTLKRTLEMAREFRKGDDTTPIVLMGYYNPIYNHGVDRFLVDAKEAGIDGLIVVDLPPEEDDELCIPAQAAGLNFIRLATPTTDDMRLPKVMQNTSGFVYYVSITGITGAAAAEAGDVAPEVARIKAVTDLPVIVGFGIRTPETSKAIAGVADGAVVGSAIVAKLAAGDSPADVLSFVKGLADGAHSA